One stretch of Armigeres subalbatus isolate Guangzhou_Male chromosome 2, GZ_Asu_2, whole genome shotgun sequence DNA includes these proteins:
- the LOC134212891 gene encoding protein BTG1, whose amino-acid sequence MRIEVNSAADFLMNLLRVKKANQLSESQLQHFKGSLEQILTRHFARHWYPDVPTKGSGFRCLRINGKMDPIIEKAGNAVGLNSVVLRKMLPLELTVWIDPDEVSYRIGENGTICVLYDQQLSRASPSSDLDSTGSSSCDEFIMERVGRLDLSLSSDSGTSVMVDFMDANPSNSLVTQSKSNKYNNHHHHNHHYVKRHNNSVSSSSSGQTSPPLSPPYNGHNNSNNFNNNRYQYNNQHNNFYSPSVHQQQPYFPWDNQFVNNKVRTQC is encoded by the coding sequence ATGAGAATAGAAGTCAATTCGGCTGCGGATTTTCTGATGAATTTGCTGCGAGTAAAAAAAGCAAATCAATTATCCGAGAGCCAGCTGCAGCATTTCAAGGGTTCGCTAGAGCAGATTTTGACGCGTCATTTTGCACGCCATTGGTATCCTGATGTTCCTACCAAGGGTTCCGGTTTCCGCTGTTTACGGATCAACGGCAAAATGGATCCGATTATCGAGAAGGCCGGGAATGCGGTGGGTTTGAACTCGGTTGTACTCCGAAAGATGCTGCCCCTAGAGTTGACCGTCTGGATCGATCCGGATGAGGTGTCGTACAGGATCGGAGAAAATGGTACCATCTGTGTGCTGTACGACCAGCAGCTGAGTCGGGCCAGTCCCTCGTCGGATCTCGATTCGACGGGTAGTAGTAGCTGTGATGAATTCATTATGGAGCGAGTCGGCCGACTGGATCTGTCGTTGTCGTCCGATAGTGGCACTAGTGTTATGGTAGATTTTATGGATGCCAATCCATCGAATTCGCTGGTAACGCAGAGCAAGTCCAACAAGTAcaacaatcatcatcatcataatcatCATTATGTGAAACGTCATAACAACAGCGTCAGCTCGTCGTCTAGTGGACAGACTAGTCCACCGCTTAGTCCACCATACAATGGCCACAACAATAGCAACAACTTCAACAACAACAGATATCAATATAATAACCAACATAACAACTTCTACTCGCCATCCGTTCATCAGCAGCAACCTTATTTTCCCTGGGACAACCAGTTCGTTAACAACAAAGTTCGTACGCAGTGTTAA